The genomic interval AACAGAGCTTTAAAATAACGTTAAGAGTAATACTTAATAAATTTTCGATTTCGTTAACAAAGTGACCTTGCAATTTCCAATAATTTTCAGCAGCAATGCAGCGTAATTGTCTGAACCTCTTTGAGCTACAGCAAATCTTTCTCAATCAAATCTTGGTTAAAGGTTAAGTATTACTTCATACTGTAAATAACCCGATCTAAGTAATAAAAGCGCGATATTAATACTTTAGTTTGAATATGCTAATAATTTATTGAATGTTGTCATTTACACCACGTCTGCTTGCTCAATCTTTAATATCAGCGGTTAATCTCAATTTAACTAAGTCTTATACCGATCGCATTCCCCAGGATATTCCCACCATCGTGATTAGTAATCATCGTAGTTTTTTAGATGCGCCAATTCTAATTAAGACGATTCCTAATACACTAAGAATTGCCTGTCATCATTACATGGGACAGACTCCAGTTGTGCGAGAAATTGTTGATTCCCTAGGTTGTTTTCCTTTAGGAACAGCGGAACACAGACAACAAGAATTTTTTGAGCAAGCAAATTATCTCTTAACCTCCAGACAGTGGGTAGGATTATTTCCCGAGGGAACAAAACCGATGATTGAACCTACTGCACCCCATGAGATTAATCCATTTCACCGTGGTTTCGCACATCTGGCTTGGAAAGTACCAGTGACTAATTTGGCTGTTTTACCCGTGGCGATCGCCTCTTTATCAGAAACTAACTATCCCAGTATTCCTATCCGCTGGCTCAAGCAGTTTGACCAAAATGAACCTTTCTTTGAACGACAGGGTTTACATCCGATGTTAGTTTATCATCGCGTCCATGTATTAATCGGCAGACCCTACTTGATTAATGCAACTCAAAAGCAGGAATATAAAGGTAAGCAGGCAAAACGACTCGCTCTCGATTTGACTAACTATTGCCAGGATCAAATCACCGAGTTATTAAAGGAAGGGTGTTATTAATTACTGATTACTAATTACTAATTACTAATTACTAATTACTAATTACTGATGGTTGTTCATTGTTCATTGCTCATAGTCAGGGAAATATGAAGAAAATGAGGGTGAAATAAAATTCAAGCAGTAAATGTTAGAGAATAATAATTAAGAAGGTTTAAGTTTTGTTTTATTACATATATCTATGAGTTCTGAACTTAGCGTAGATTTTATCGATCCCAGGGAAGTTAATCCCAATGCGCCTTTGTTTGTTTATCTTCCTGGGATGGACGGAACAGGAAAATTACTCCAAACTCAGTCCGATCATTTAGCAGCTGATTTTGACCTGCGATGTCTGGCAATTCGCATTAATAATCATAGTACCTGGCAGGATTTAGCTAGAGATACAGTGCAGTTAATTAGGTCGGAGTTAGCGAAAAAGACCAATCATGAAGTTTATCTATGTGGTGAATCTTTTGGTGGTTGTCTGGCATTAAAAACTGCTTTAGCTGCGCCAGATTTAATTAGTAAGCTGATCTTAGTTAATCCTGCTTCTAGTTTTAATCAGCTACCAATTCTCAGTTGGGGAGTAGATCTGACTGGGTTTCTACCGTCTTGGGTACATCGCTATTCTGCTGCTGGACTATTACCTTTTTTAGTACGCCTCAATCGGATTAATGATTGCGATCGCGATCGCCTAATTGAAAGTATGAAGTCGATCCCGCCTCATGTGATTAGCTGGAGGCTGTCTTTGTTAAGAGATTTTAAGGTATTAGACGAAGAGTTACGTAGCCTCAATATTCCTAGTCTAATTGTGGCAGGAGCAGCTGATGACTTATTACCTTCTGTCGCCGAAGCACGAAAGCTAACAAATTTGTTGCCTCAAGGAAAGATGATGATCCTACCTCAAAGTGGTCATGCTTGCTTGTTAGAAACAGAGATCAACCTATATCAAATCTTGATTCAGCAAAATTTTATCTCCGCTCAAACTAAACTGTTGTTGAAACTGTAACGATCATTTTGATTCTGGCGATCGCTTTAAGTTAATTAAAACTTTAAACACGCCAAAAATACTATAGCTATATGCCTACAGAGTAACTTTTGCCTCTAACGACTTGAGATATTCAGTATTTACTTTCGATTCCCTAACTAAAGCAATTTTTCCTGTACGCGCAATTTCGCGAATGCCGAATTTAGTTAGCATCTGAATAATCGCCACAATTTTACCAGGATCGCCTACAACTTCGAGAGTCAGAGCGTCCTCAGAAAGATCGACTACACGAGCGCGGAAGATTTGCGCCACTTGAATGACCTCAGCGCGATTAGAGGCAGTAGCATTGATCTTAATCAGCATCAACTCTCTTTCGACACAAGGCTGTTGGCTAATATCCTGCACCTTAAGGACGCTAATCAACTTGTATAGCTGTTTAATTAGCTGCTCGACAATTTTTTCATCTCCAGGGACAACCATAGTAATGCGCGAGACACCTGATTGTTCAGCAGGGCCCACCGCCAAGCTTTCAATATTAAAACCACGGCGAGCAAATAATCCAGCAATGCGGGTTAAAACTCCTGCTTCGTCTTCTACTAAGACAGAAATAGTTTGCTTGGTCATAGTTGAAAAATGAAAAAGTTCTGGTGAGGTTAGTCTCTTATCATAAAGGAATTTGGTAGTGGATATTCAGATTATCAAGATACTTTTTAGCTGTATTTAGCGATCGCTTTATAGATCGATTCTAAATTCAAAACCTCTGGATTCAAACCCCAATTTTTCGTATAGCTGATGGACTCTAGGACGAGATTTTCTACTCGTGGCAATTAACTTATAGCAATTTTGTTCTTTGGCGACTGTAATTACCTGCTGGACTAATTTTGTTCCCCAACCTGAACCCCGACAGCTCTCGTTAACATAAACATCTTCTAAGAGACCGAAAGGTTCTTGATGCAGTTCATTGTGCATGATGTAAAGATAAGCTCTGGCAACTTCCTGTCGATCTTCGATGATCGAGAATTTAATTCCTCTAGCTTCAACGGTTTTGGTCTGAATTTCTGGAGCAGTGTTCATGACAACTTTACAGACTAAGTACAACTTTTACTCAAAGTAACTATAATTGCTAATTGCCAAAGCGAAGCTGCTTGTACTGAAATTAGTCAATGCCAAAATACCCAAAAATAAGCCGAAACAACCTTTACTTACTTTTGTTGCTGTTGCTTCCGTTTGTACAGCTTTGCTATCAAACATTTAAGCAAAACTATTATTCCCTCGATCTAGATGTTCTAGAGTTTTTAAGTAATCAGCGCAATTTACTTTCAGATTTTATTTTTACCAACGTTTATCGCATAAGCAATACCTATGTTACTGGTGCGATCGTGCTAGTTGCTCTAATTACTTTAATTCGCCAACGTTATTGGTCAGAAGTTAAGGCGTTAGTATTTGCCACTTTGGGGATTTTACTACTAGTAGACAAGGTGCTGAAGCCTTTTTTCGATCGCGATCGCCCACCTAAACCAAGATTAGTTAGCGATTTAAGTCCAGACAGTTTTCCTAGTGGTCATGCAGCGGGAAACCTAGTTTTCTACTTCTATATATCTTTTATTATTGCTGCTAGATATCCCCAACTGACAAAATATGTTTATGGGGTTGCCACTTGCTTAGTCTTGTTAATCGGCTTTAGTAGCGTATACGTCAAAGCTCATTGGACAACAGACATTTTAGGTGGTTATGTTTTTGGCTATTGTTGGCTGTTAATTAGCTTGAATCTATTAAAGTTTTTCAATCATCGCCAATTAAAACCATAATTGTTTATTAGGACGATAAATAATTTAACTAATTTTAGTTGCTATACAACCTCTAACAAAATGATTACAGATTCCCCAGCTAAAACATTTACATATGCCCCTAAAACTGTTCGCAGAGCCAAAATAGCTCTATCTTGTTCACCTTTTCGGCTCAAGCTATTTCAGGAGATGCGAAATCAA from Pleurocapsa minor HA4230-MV1 carries:
- a CDS encoding 1-acyl-sn-glycerol-3-phosphate acyltransferase, which codes for MLSFTPRLLAQSLISAVNLNLTKSYTDRIPQDIPTIVISNHRSFLDAPILIKTIPNTLRIACHHYMGQTPVVREIVDSLGCFPLGTAEHRQQEFFEQANYLLTSRQWVGLFPEGTKPMIEPTAPHEINPFHRGFAHLAWKVPVTNLAVLPVAIASLSETNYPSIPIRWLKQFDQNEPFFERQGLHPMLVYHRVHVLIGRPYLINATQKQEYKGKQAKRLALDLTNYCQDQITELLKEGCY
- a CDS encoding phosphatase PAP2 family protein, producing MPKYPKISRNNLYLLLLLLLPFVQLCYQTFKQNYYSLDLDVLEFLSNQRNLLSDFIFTNVYRISNTYVTGAIVLVALITLIRQRYWSEVKALVFATLGILLLVDKVLKPFFDRDRPPKPRLVSDLSPDSFPSGHAAGNLVFYFYISFIIAARYPQLTKYVYGVATCLVLLIGFSSVYVKAHWTTDILGGYVFGYCWLLISLNLLKFFNHRQLKP
- a CDS encoding alpha/beta hydrolase, with translation MSSELSVDFIDPREVNPNAPLFVYLPGMDGTGKLLQTQSDHLAADFDLRCLAIRINNHSTWQDLARDTVQLIRSELAKKTNHEVYLCGESFGGCLALKTALAAPDLISKLILVNPASSFNQLPILSWGVDLTGFLPSWVHRYSAAGLLPFLVRLNRINDCDRDRLIESMKSIPPHVISWRLSLLRDFKVLDEELRSLNIPSLIVAGAADDLLPSVAEARKLTNLLPQGKMMILPQSGHACLLETEINLYQILIQQNFISAQTKLLLKL
- the ilvN gene encoding acetolactate synthase small subunit encodes the protein MTKQTISVLVEDEAGVLTRIAGLFARRGFNIESLAVGPAEQSGVSRITMVVPGDEKIVEQLIKQLYKLISVLKVQDISQQPCVERELMLIKINATASNRAEVIQVAQIFRARVVDLSEDALTLEVVGDPGKIVAIIQMLTKFGIREIARTGKIALVRESKVNTEYLKSLEAKVTL
- a CDS encoding GNAT family N-acetyltransferase; this translates as MNTAPEIQTKTVEARGIKFSIIEDRQEVARAYLYIMHNELHQEPFGLLEDVYVNESCRGSGWGTKLVQQVITVAKEQNCYKLIATSRKSRPRVHQLYEKLGFESRGFEFRIDL